One window of Thalassovita mediterranea genomic DNA carries:
- a CDS encoding sulfate adenylyltransferase subunit 2, whose protein sequence is MAASLFSSSRSGSNRGGCVSGLTHLERLEAEAILILRDGVAEAEHPVLLFSGGKDSTVLAHLALEAFYPSRPPMPLLHVDSTWEFREVVWFRNQFAAENQFELVLHHNEEGRAQALNPIDHGSMYTTVMRTDALKQALDAGGYDVIFGGARRDEEASRAKERIVSVRNAGHGWDPRKQRPELWSQYNWRRSSGQTLRVYPLSNWTEFDLWAYILLKNIRICPLYFAAERPVYDQEGTLIVIDDEDRARMLGLSISRMEKVRFRSLGCWPVTAAVPSEASELSSVVKETFSSRVSERNGRVSDEGSLENQKRTGYF, encoded by the coding sequence ATGGCAGCCAGCCTTTTCAGCTCATCACGCAGCGGCTCCAACAGGGGCGGCTGCGTGAGCGGCCTGACGCACCTTGAACGGCTTGAAGCTGAAGCGATCCTGATCCTGCGAGATGGGGTGGCTGAGGCTGAACATCCGGTACTGCTCTTCTCGGGCGGCAAGGATTCGACCGTTCTTGCTCATCTTGCCTTGGAAGCGTTCTACCCGTCGCGCCCGCCCATGCCGCTCCTGCATGTCGACTCTACCTGGGAGTTTCGAGAGGTCGTCTGGTTCCGGAACCAGTTTGCCGCTGAGAACCAGTTTGAGCTCGTCCTCCACCATAATGAGGAAGGCCGCGCGCAAGCCCTGAACCCGATTGATCATGGCAGTATGTACACAACAGTGATGCGCACCGACGCGCTCAAACAGGCGCTCGATGCCGGCGGGTACGACGTCATATTCGGGGGCGCACGACGCGACGAGGAGGCGAGCCGCGCGAAGGAGCGGATCGTATCTGTCCGAAATGCCGGGCATGGCTGGGACCCGCGAAAACAGCGGCCCGAACTGTGGTCGCAATACAATTGGAGACGGTCATCCGGTCAGACACTACGGGTGTACCCTCTATCGAATTGGACCGAATTCGATTTGTGGGCCTACATCCTTCTGAAAAACATCCGGATCTGTCCGCTTTACTTCGCCGCAGAGCGTCCGGTGTACGATCAGGAAGGCACACTCATTGTCATAGATGATGAAGATCGCGCCAGAATGCTTGGCCTGTCGATATCACGCATGGAGAAGGTGAGATTCCGCTCACTCGGTTGCTGGCCAGTGACAGCGGCTGTCCCGTCAGAAGCAAGTGAGTTGTCGTCAGTCGTCAAAGAGACGTTCTCTAGCCGTGTGTCGGAACGCAATGGACGTGTAAGCGATGAGGGGTCGCTCGAAAACCAGAAGCGGACGGGCTATTTTTAG
- a CDS encoding DUF2309 domain-containing protein, which yields MTSMSTTKSKKSAQIRALVDTAARTIPPMWPLEATVAVNPFLGANTKSLDATASVFAPITGQALTMQPSWFQEKLEAGEVKDEDLNAALEACGAPSDVSPADIRNRLSKLVDRAPARIPTVLDLAASPSNVDLRGVMTDRVTAWAANFFDQGQALWQITDKGAAWASWRDYATNDLTPEILGLEGFCAFASRLTDDVETFIGEALDELGVSGNAAEIYLTQILFDLGGWAQLGRYRLWQAELAGSSDPIMGDLLAIGLAWEVFAHRAASSEIMLDWKRANKARERAGEVGQDFWLLGCLQFALDHAEQRRLAGLLSAPSVAQNAEARPPLQAAFCIDVRSEVFRRALESVSETTETLGFAGFFGLGIDHRSFASDVHERRLPVLLNPGLETFETGEDEISEDRAKRFRLRAVRAWGRFKLAAVSSFAFVESAGPIYVPKLLQGALGLKSGNSKNGPAPKLHPSVTLEVKVDAAHSILKAMSLTQNFARLVLLCGHGASVVNNPHASALQCGACGGYSGEVNARLLAGLLNEEAVRQELSTRGIDIPADTYFVGGLHDTTSDTVTIYDDGKASSHSKDIEAARRLLAEAGKLARAERAATLPSASQSASLLKRGRSWSQTRPEWGLAGCSAFIAAPRERTLAKDLSGRSFLHSYDWREDKDFSVLELILTAPVVVASWISLQYYGSSVAPDLFGAGNKLLHNVVGGVGVLEGNSGTLRAGLPIQSVSDGLKLRHTPVRLSVCVEAPREAISAILAKHDDVRALFDNHWLHLFAMDDNGALAHRYDGKGGWQPAFSAHHAAAPTGAAA from the coding sequence ATGACCTCCATGTCCACGACCAAATCAAAGAAGAGCGCCCAGATTCGCGCACTCGTCGACACTGCAGCGCGCACCATTCCGCCAATGTGGCCGCTCGAAGCGACCGTTGCCGTGAATCCCTTCCTCGGCGCGAACACGAAATCCCTCGATGCGACAGCTTCGGTCTTCGCCCCCATAACCGGTCAGGCACTGACTATGCAGCCAAGCTGGTTTCAGGAAAAGCTGGAAGCAGGCGAGGTAAAGGACGAAGATCTGAACGCCGCCCTGGAAGCATGCGGCGCGCCATCAGACGTCTCGCCAGCGGATATCCGGAACCGCCTGTCCAAGCTGGTGGACCGCGCACCTGCACGCATTCCCACTGTGCTAGATCTCGCCGCATCGCCATCAAATGTAGACCTTCGCGGCGTCATGACGGACCGCGTAACCGCCTGGGCAGCAAACTTCTTCGACCAGGGGCAGGCGCTCTGGCAGATTACCGACAAGGGTGCGGCCTGGGCGTCCTGGCGCGACTACGCAACCAATGACCTCACGCCCGAAATTCTGGGGCTTGAAGGCTTTTGCGCTTTCGCGAGCCGGCTGACAGATGATGTGGAGACCTTTATCGGCGAAGCGCTCGATGAACTTGGGGTCTCGGGTAACGCGGCCGAGATCTACCTTACACAGATATTGTTTGACCTCGGAGGCTGGGCGCAGCTCGGCCGTTACCGCCTCTGGCAGGCGGAGCTGGCCGGGTCTTCTGACCCGATCATGGGTGATCTGCTCGCGATCGGGCTCGCCTGGGAAGTCTTTGCCCATCGCGCCGCGAGCAGCGAAATTATGCTCGACTGGAAACGCGCCAACAAGGCCCGCGAGCGGGCAGGAGAGGTTGGACAGGACTTCTGGCTACTCGGCTGTCTACAATTTGCGCTCGACCATGCTGAGCAAAGACGGCTCGCTGGGCTTTTATCCGCGCCGTCGGTGGCACAAAACGCCGAAGCCCGGCCGCCACTACAGGCCGCCTTCTGTATCGATGTGCGGTCAGAGGTCTTCAGACGCGCGCTGGAAAGCGTGAGCGAGACGACAGAAACACTCGGATTTGCTGGCTTTTTCGGCCTCGGCATCGATCACAGGTCCTTCGCGTCCGACGTTCACGAACGCCGTCTTCCCGTTCTGCTAAATCCGGGCCTGGAAACCTTTGAGACAGGTGAAGATGAAATCAGCGAAGATCGCGCCAAGCGTTTCCGCCTCCGCGCTGTCAGGGCCTGGGGGCGCTTCAAGCTCGCCGCGGTTTCATCCTTCGCATTCGTTGAATCGGCAGGGCCGATATACGTGCCAAAGCTCCTTCAGGGCGCCCTTGGCTTGAAGTCGGGCAACAGCAAAAACGGACCTGCGCCAAAGCTTCACCCCTCGGTTACGCTTGAAGTCAAGGTGGATGCAGCTCACTCAATCCTCAAAGCGATGTCGCTGACGCAGAATTTCGCGCGTCTCGTGCTGCTCTGCGGACACGGCGCCTCTGTGGTGAACAATCCGCATGCGAGCGCTCTGCAATGCGGTGCGTGCGGCGGTTACAGCGGCGAGGTAAACGCGAGGCTTCTCGCTGGCCTGCTGAATGAGGAAGCGGTCAGGCAAGAGCTGTCGACGCGCGGCATCGACATTCCAGCTGACACCTATTTTGTTGGCGGGCTACACGATACGACATCCGACACCGTCACCATCTATGATGACGGCAAGGCATCAAGCCACTCCAAAGACATCGAAGCGGCCAGGCGCCTCCTTGCCGAGGCTGGCAAGCTCGCCCGGGCGGAACGCGCGGCGACTTTGCCGAGCGCATCGCAGTCAGCAAGCCTCCTGAAACGTGGACGCAGCTGGTCGCAGACCCGCCCGGAATGGGGACTTGCCGGCTGCAGCGCATTTATAGCGGCGCCGCGCGAGCGCACACTCGCAAAGGACCTTTCTGGCCGTTCATTTCTCCACTCTTATGACTGGCGCGAGGATAAGGACTTTAGCGTTCTGGAGCTGATCCTGACAGCGCCGGTGGTCGTCGCCAGCTGGATCAGTCTGCAATATTACGGTTCGTCCGTTGCGCCTGACCTGTTCGGCGCGGGCAACAAGCTGCTCCACAATGTCGTTGGCGGTGTCGGCGTCCTGGAAGGCAATAGCGGCACGCTCAGGGCAGGGCTTCCCATTCAGTCCGTCAGTGACGGGCTGAAGCTTCGCCACACGCCGGTCCGCCTGTCTGTATGTGTCGAGGCGCCCCGCGAAGCGATCAGCGCAATCCTTGCGAAACACGACGACGTCAGAGCCCTGTTCGACAATCACTGGCTCCATCTATTCGCCATGGATGACAATGGCGCGCTGGCCCACCGATACGACGGCAAAGGTGGATGGCAGCCAGCCTTTTCAGCTCATCACGCAGCGGCTCCAACAGGGGCGGCTGCGTGA